One Megachile rotundata isolate GNS110a chromosome 5, iyMegRotu1, whole genome shotgun sequence genomic region harbors:
- the carmine gene encoding AP-3 complex subunit carmine, with protein sequence MIHSLFIINSSGDVFMEKHWKSAVARSLCDYFFDQQRRVLSPEDTPPVIATPHHYLISIYRCNMFFVAVCMTEVPPLFVIEFLHRVVDTFEDYFSECTETIIKENYVVVYELLDEMLDNGFPLATESNILKELIKPPNILRTIANTVTGKSNVSAILPSGQLSNVPWRRTGVKYTNNEAYFDVVEEVDAIIDRTGATVFAEIQGYIDCCIKLSGMPDLTLSFMNPRLFDDVSFHPCVRFKRWESERILSFIPPDGNFRLLSYHIGSQSIVAIPIYVRHNISLKEPGGGRLDITVGPKQTIGRTVENVTLEIPMPKIVLNCTLTPNQGKYSFDPVSKILLWDIGRIDVSKLPNLRGSIAIQNSASVMESNPAINVHFTINQLAVSGLKVNRLDMYGERYKPFKGVKYITKAGKFQIRM encoded by the exons agaTGTATTCATGGAGAAACATTGGAAAAGTGCAGTTGCACGATCATTATGTGATTACTTTTTTGATCAACAGAGAAGAGTTTTATCTCCTGAAGATACACCACCAGTAATAGCAACACCTCATCACTATCTTATTAGTATATATAGATGTAATATGTTTTTTGTTGCAGTATGTATGACAGAag TCCCACCATTGTTTGTAATAGAATTTTTACATAGAGTAGTGGATACTTTCGAAGATTATTTTAGTGAATGTACAGAAACTATTATAAAAGAGAATTATGTGGTTGTATATGAGTTGTTGGATGAAATGTTGGATAATGGTTTTCCATTAGCCACAGAATCTAATATCTTGAAAGAACTTATTAAACCTCCAAATATCTTAAGAACCATTGCAAATACTGTTACAGGAAAATCTAA TGTTAGTGCAATATTACCAAGTGGACAACTGTCAAATGTTCCTTGGAGACGTACTGGTGTGAAGTATACAAATAATGAAGCATACTTTGATGTTGTAGAAGAAGTAGATGCTATTATTGACCGAACTGGTGCTACAGTATTTGCTGAAATTCAGGGCTat attGACTGTTGCATAAAGTTAAGTGGTATGCCAGACTTAACTCTGTCTTTTATGAATCCTAGACTGTTTGATGATGTCAGCTTTCATCCATGTGTTCGATTTAAGAGATGGGAG tCAGAACGCATATTATCTTTCATTCCACCAGATGGTAATTTCCGTCTTCTTTCTTATCACATAGGATCACAAAGTATTGTAGCAATTCCAATATATGTGAGACATAACATTAGTCTTAAAGAACCAGGAGGTGGTAGATTAGATATTACTGTGGGACCAAAACAAACCATTGGTAGAACT GTAGAAAACGTTACGTTAGAAATTCCAATGCCAAAGATAGTGCTGAATTGTACATTGACTCCTAATCAAGGAAAATATTCATTTGACCCTGTTAGTAAGATATTATTATGGGATATTGGAAGAATAGacgtttccaaattaccaaatttaaggGGCTCG attgctATCCAAAATTCTGCAAGCGTGATGGAATCTAATCCTGCAattaat gtacattttacaataaatcaGTTAGCAGTTTCTGGTTTAAAAGTTAATCGACTTGATATGTATGGAGAAAGATATAAACCATTTAAAGGTGTTAAATACATTACTAAAGCTGGTAAATTTCAAATAAGAATGTAA
- the LOC100882489 gene encoding transcriptional adapter 1 isoform X2 — protein MKLWFQMKTTKEEFDCEARNIMTEDQVHLHNEFLLCLFNKVRGLAAAAPVRKIDRDKAIKEKRLRLKRKYKTDKSNFEPADMYVEVLSQTSSPVGDEPIGANRSSAQELVLPDRTFVLARLMLAAWENNMDGAEENTAHIVIAATQIFLKNILTAIFTRRKGYAVRDGSFIYNIGEPVPSSWKRNSMHITRSSDHNVTEMVDPYGQVPTIKPNFEEAEQATAFAYACSSQTIPPPLKPVNTADLQYTLKIYKNLVNSHTIYATNMERLFTYATHPTWEDLEAKKLLCYQSAT, from the exons atgaaactatGGTTTCAAATGAAG aCAACAAAAGAAGAATTTGATTGCGAAGCAAGAAATATCATGACAGAAGACCAAGTTCATCTTCATAATGAGTTTCTTCTTTGTCTGTTTAATAAAGTTAGAGGTTTAGCTGCTGCTGCACCTGTTCGTAAAATAGATAGAGACAAAGctataaaagaaaaaagacTAAGATTAAAACGTAAATACAAAACTGATAAATCAAATTTTGAG CCCGCAGATATGTATGTTGAAGTTTTGAGCCAAACATCATCACCTGTTGGAGATGAACCTATTGGAGCAAATCGCTCTAGTGCCCAAGAACTTGTATTGCCAGATAGAACTTTTGTTTTAGCAAGATTAATGCTTGCAGCATGGGAAAATAATATGGATGGAGCAGAGGAAAATACTGCACATATAGTTATAGCTGCCACACAgatctttttaaaaaatatacttacAGCTATATTTACACGAAGGAAGGGATATGCTGTAAGGGATGGctcttttatttataacattggAGAACCAGTACCTAGTTCATGGAAAAGGAATTCTATGCACATAACAAGATCATCGGATCATAATGTAACAGAGATGGTAGATCCTTATGGTCAAGTACCTACAATAAAACCAAATTTTGAAGAAGCTGAACAAGCAACAGCTTTTGCTTATGCATGTTCTTCACAAACTATTCCTCCTCCATTGAAGCCTGTAAATACAGCTGATTTACAATATACGCTAAAG ATATACAAAAATCTTGTCAACAGTCATACTATTTATGCTACTAACATGGAACGTTTATTTACATATGCAACACATCCAACATGGGAAGATCTTGaagctaaaaaattattatgctATCAATCTGCAACATAA
- the LOC100882489 gene encoding transcriptional adapter 1 isoform X3 — protein sequence MTEDQVHLHNEFLLCLFNKVRGLAAAAPVRKIDRDKAIKEKRLRLKRKYKTDKSNFEPADMYVEVLSQTSSPVGDEPIGANRSSAQELVLPDRTFVLARLMLAAWENNMDGAEENTAHIVIAATQIFLKNILTAIFTRRKGYAVRDGSFIYNIGEPVPSSWKRNSMHITRSSDHNVTEMVDPYGQVPTIKPNFEEAEQATAFAYACSSQTIPPPLKPVNTADLQYTLKIYKNLVNSHTIYATNMERLFTYATHPTWEDLEAKKLLCYQSAT from the exons ATGACAGAAGACCAAGTTCATCTTCATAATGAGTTTCTTCTTTGTCTGTTTAATAAAGTTAGAGGTTTAGCTGCTGCTGCACCTGTTCGTAAAATAGATAGAGACAAAGctataaaagaaaaaagacTAAGATTAAAACGTAAATACAAAACTGATAAATCAAATTTTGAG CCCGCAGATATGTATGTTGAAGTTTTGAGCCAAACATCATCACCTGTTGGAGATGAACCTATTGGAGCAAATCGCTCTAGTGCCCAAGAACTTGTATTGCCAGATAGAACTTTTGTTTTAGCAAGATTAATGCTTGCAGCATGGGAAAATAATATGGATGGAGCAGAGGAAAATACTGCACATATAGTTATAGCTGCCACACAgatctttttaaaaaatatacttacAGCTATATTTACACGAAGGAAGGGATATGCTGTAAGGGATGGctcttttatttataacattggAGAACCAGTACCTAGTTCATGGAAAAGGAATTCTATGCACATAACAAGATCATCGGATCATAATGTAACAGAGATGGTAGATCCTTATGGTCAAGTACCTACAATAAAACCAAATTTTGAAGAAGCTGAACAAGCAACAGCTTTTGCTTATGCATGTTCTTCACAAACTATTCCTCCTCCATTGAAGCCTGTAAATACAGCTGATTTACAATATACGCTAAAG ATATACAAAAATCTTGTCAACAGTCATACTATTTATGCTACTAACATGGAACGTTTATTTACATATGCAACACATCCAACATGGGAAGATCTTGaagctaaaaaattattatgctATCAATCTGCAACATAA
- the LOC100882489 gene encoding transcriptional adapter 1 isoform X1, producing MTTSKELNLARKSLVASLGENAKVYFEKMKLWFQMKTTKEEFDCEARNIMTEDQVHLHNEFLLCLFNKVRGLAAAAPVRKIDRDKAIKEKRLRLKRKYKTDKSNFEPADMYVEVLSQTSSPVGDEPIGANRSSAQELVLPDRTFVLARLMLAAWENNMDGAEENTAHIVIAATQIFLKNILTAIFTRRKGYAVRDGSFIYNIGEPVPSSWKRNSMHITRSSDHNVTEMVDPYGQVPTIKPNFEEAEQATAFAYACSSQTIPPPLKPVNTADLQYTLKIYKNLVNSHTIYATNMERLFTYATHPTWEDLEAKKLLCYQSAT from the exons ATGACAACATCAAAAGAACTAAACTTAGCTAGAAAAAGTCTTGTAGCATCACTTGGTGAAAATGCAAAAGT gtattttgaaaaaatgaaactatGGTTTCAAATGAAG aCAACAAAAGAAGAATTTGATTGCGAAGCAAGAAATATCATGACAGAAGACCAAGTTCATCTTCATAATGAGTTTCTTCTTTGTCTGTTTAATAAAGTTAGAGGTTTAGCTGCTGCTGCACCTGTTCGTAAAATAGATAGAGACAAAGctataaaagaaaaaagacTAAGATTAAAACGTAAATACAAAACTGATAAATCAAATTTTGAG CCCGCAGATATGTATGTTGAAGTTTTGAGCCAAACATCATCACCTGTTGGAGATGAACCTATTGGAGCAAATCGCTCTAGTGCCCAAGAACTTGTATTGCCAGATAGAACTTTTGTTTTAGCAAGATTAATGCTTGCAGCATGGGAAAATAATATGGATGGAGCAGAGGAAAATACTGCACATATAGTTATAGCTGCCACACAgatctttttaaaaaatatacttacAGCTATATTTACACGAAGGAAGGGATATGCTGTAAGGGATGGctcttttatttataacattggAGAACCAGTACCTAGTTCATGGAAAAGGAATTCTATGCACATAACAAGATCATCGGATCATAATGTAACAGAGATGGTAGATCCTTATGGTCAAGTACCTACAATAAAACCAAATTTTGAAGAAGCTGAACAAGCAACAGCTTTTGCTTATGCATGTTCTTCACAAACTATTCCTCCTCCATTGAAGCCTGTAAATACAGCTGATTTACAATATACGCTAAAG ATATACAAAAATCTTGTCAACAGTCATACTATTTATGCTACTAACATGGAACGTTTATTTACATATGCAACACATCCAACATGGGAAGATCTTGaagctaaaaaattattatgctATCAATCTGCAACATAA
- the Pgant35A gene encoding polypeptide N-acetylgalactosaminyltransferase 35A yields the protein MMSTRYVSFLSGMIIASLTWAFSLYLYSRLSQNTDTVNPTMLISGNGKLPNESAYNYKKYNEQSSKLHNNLIIHHDKDSMMGKDTYNLKGNNFKNSDKLLQQLQPMPIKSAVTLEQGLDELGMIKNLDDQRKREEGYKNYAFNVLISDNIGLDRKLPDTRHKLCQMQQYPNKLPNASIVICFYNEHYMTLLRSIHSIIERTPKHLLHEIILVNDWSDSKELHEKIKAFINNNFDGKVKFFKTEKREGLIRARMFGARKATGEVLIFLDSHIEVNKMWIEPLLSRIAHSKTIVAMPVIDIINADTFQYTASPLVRGGFNWGLHFKWEQLPTKLVHDEDFIKPIKSPTMAGGLFAMDREYFVELGEYDAGMDVWGGENLEISFRIWMCGGSIELIPCSRVGHVFRKRRPYGADDKHDTMLKNSLRVAYVWLDEYKHYYLKDVNKIDYGDITDRLNLRQKLKCKDFAWYVKEVYPELTFPDDDKKRLKDKWARIEQKPMQPWHSRKRNYTDQYQIRLSNTALCIQSEKDIKTKGAKLILMPCLRIKSQMWYETDKKELVLGQMLCMEAAEKYTKLGKCHEMGGNQEWQIKNVKGKPIYNMAAGTCLGVLQATKGAQVIMDLCTKQNTSLISWDLVHSMIVSKEVR from the exons ATGATGTCAACGAGGTACGTCTCTTTTTTATCTGGAATGATAATAGCCTCTTTAACATGGGCTTTCAGTTTATATCTTTATTCAAGACTGTCACAAAACACTGACACTGTCAACCCTACAATGTTAATATCAGGAAATGGAAAGTTACCAAATGAATCtgcatataattataaaaaatacaatgaaCAATCATCtaaattacataataatttaattattcatcacGATAAAGACAGTATGATGGGTAAAGATACTTACAATttaaaaggaaataattttaaaaatagcgATAAGCTATTACAGCAATTACAACCTATGCCAATAAAATCTGCTGTTACTTTAGAACAAG GATTAGATGAATTGGGAATGATAAAAAATTTGGATGATCAACGAAAACGTGAGGAAGGATATAAAAATTATGcttttaatgttttaatatcAGATAATATTGGTTTAGACAGAAAGTTGCCTGATACAAGGCATAAATTATGTCAAATGCAACAGTATCctaataaattaccaaatgccAGCATTGTTATATGCTTTTATAATGAACATTACATGACACTTTTAAGATCTATACACAGTATTATTGAAAGAACCCCTAAACATCTTttacatgaaattattttagtaaatGATTGGAGTGATAGTAAAGAGTTACATGAAAAGATCAAAGcattcattaataataatttcgatgggaaagtaaaatttttcaaaactgaAAAACGAGAAGGATTAATTAGAGCAAGAATGTTTGGTGCAAGGAAAGCAACTGGAGAGGTTTTAATTTTCTTGGATAGTCATATAGAAGTTAATAAAATGTGGATAGAGCCTCTTCTATCACGAATTGCTCATTCAAAAACTATTGTTGCTATGCCAGTTATTGACATAATTAATGCAGATACATTTCAATATACAGCTAGTCCTCTAGTAAGAGGTGGTTTTAATTGGGGTCTACATTTTAAGTGGGAACAGTTACCTACAAAGTTGGTACATGATGAAGATTTCATAAAACCTATTAA ATCACCCACAATGGCAGGTGGATTATTTGCAATGGATAGAGAGTATTTTGTAGAACTTGGTGAATATGATGCTGGAATGGACGTTTGGGGtggtgaaaatttagaaatatcattTAGA ATTTGGATGTGTGGTGGAAGCATTGAATTAATACCTTGTTCAAGAGTTGGACACGTATTTAGAAAAAGAAGACCATATGGTGCAGATGATAAACATGATACTATGTTGAAAAATTCATTGCGAGTAGCATATGTTTGGTTAGATGAATATAAACACTATTATTTAAAAGATGTTAACAAAATTGATTATGGTGACATCACAGACAGATTAAATTTGCGGCAGAAATTGAAATGCAAAGATTTTGCATGGTATGTAAAAGAGGTATATCCTGAATTAACATTCCCAGATGATGATAAGAAGAGGTTGAAAGATAAATGGGCAAGAATAGAACAAAAACCAATGCAACCTTGGCATTCTAGAAAACGAAATTATACTGATCAATATCAAATTAGACTTTCTAATACAGCTTTATGTATTCAAAGTGAGAAAGATATAAAAACAAAAGGTGCTAAGCTTATTTTAATGCCATGTTTGAGGATTAAGTCACAG ATGTGGTATGAAACTGATAAAAAAGAATTAGTACTTGGTCAAATGCTTTGCATGGAAGCAgcagaaaaatatacaaaacttgGCAAGTGTCATGAGATGGGTGGCAATCAAGAATGGCAAATCAAAAATGTT AAAGGGAAACCTATATATAATATGGCAGCTGGTACATGTCTTGGTGTGTTACAAGCAACAAAGGGTGCTCAAGTAATAATGGATTTGTGTACTAAACAAAATACCAGTTTAATATCATGGGATTTAGTACATTCTATGATCGTCTCAAAAGAAGTTAGGTGA
- the AsnS gene encoding asparagine synthetase has protein sequence MCGIWALFGLDSQSFAHVCKTFEKITHRGPEAFRLEFDNRVKNGYLGFHRLAIVDSFCGMQPMRLYEYPHLFLLCNGEIYNHQKLSQDYGFKRVTKCDVEVILHLYATGGAQNVAKMLDGVFAFCLMDIKEKRILIGRDPYGVRPIFRLYSDDGQLAVCSESKGIVGITNQVTSKYVLEPFPPGYYEEYEILDDYRVKLLSKVNYHKTEEKPSFQVYTPWNELHSTDIHENIRKLLSAAVKKRLMTDRKIGCLLSGGLDSSLIAALLVKHAKEANLPYKIQSFAIGMGDSPDIIAARQVADHIGTEHHEIIFSETDVVEILDKLIYQLETYDITTIRASVGMYLISRYIKLNTEATVIFSGEGADELAQGYIYFRDAPNAVEAHTESIRLLKDIYLYDGLRADRTTSAFSLELRVPFLDIQFTNYYLSLDAASRQPQGGIEKHLLRSAFEGTNLLPSNILWRHKEAFSDGVTSVKKCLFQIINDIVNDRVSNEDLEKAYMTYPHCTSKTKEAFYYRSVFEKHYGGHAKRFVPYFWMPRWVKGVTDPSARFIAHYAADKKK, from the exons atgtgtggaatttgggctCTCTTTGGATTAGACTCACAATCTTTTGCTCATGTTTGCAAGACCTTTGAAAAAATAACACACCGTGGTCCAGAAGCTTTCAGACTTGAATTTGATAACAGAGTTAAA AATGGGTACCTTGGATTTCATAGATTAGCAATTGTTGATAGCTTTTGTGGAATGCAACCAATGAGACTGTATGAATAtccacatttatttttattatgcaaTGGAGAAATTTATAATCACCAGAAg ctTAGCCAAGATTATGGATTTAAACGTGTTACTAAGTGTGATGTTGAAGTAATATTACACTTATATGCAACTGGTGGTGCTCAGAATGTTGCCAAGATGCTTGATGGTGTTTTTGCATTTTGTTTGATGGACattaaagaaaaaagaattcTTATTGGTAGAGATCCATATGGTGTTAGGCCTATTTTCAGATTATACTCTGATGATGGACAACTTGCAGTTTGTTCTGAAAGCAAG GGAATTGTAGGAATTACGAACCAAGTTACATCAAAATATGTATTGGAACCATTTCCACCAGGTTATTATgaagaatatgaaattttagatgATTACAGAGTAAAATTGTTGTCAAAAGTTAACTACCACAAAACGGAAGAAAAgcctagttttcaagtttatactCCTTGGAATG aaTTACACAGTACAGATATACATGAAAACATTAGAAAGTTACTTTCAGCTGCAGTAAAGAAAAGGCTAATGACAGATAGGAAAATAGGTTGTCTATTATCAGGTGGTCTTGATTCAAGTTTAATTGCAGCTTTACTTGTGAAACATGCAAAAGAAGCAAATTTACcatacaaaatacaaagtttTGCAATTGGCATGGGTGATAGTCCAGATATTATTGCAGCTAGACAG gtTGCAGATCATATAGGAACAGAACatcatgaaataattttttcagaAACAGATGTAGTTGAAATATTGGACAAACTCATTTATCAATTAGAAACATATGATATCACTACCATTAGAGCTTCTGTTGG TATGTATCTTATCTCAAGATACATTAAACTTAATACAGAAGCTACTGTAATATTCAGTGGAGAAGGTGCAGATGAACTAGCACAGGGGTATATATATTTCAGAGATGCACCCAATGCAGTGGAAGCTCATACTGAATCTATTCGATTGTTAaaagatatatatttatatgatggTTTAAGAGCAGATAGAACAACTAGTGCATTTAGCTTAGAACTTCGAGTTCCATTTTTAGACATTCagtttacaaattattatttatcactAGATGCTGCTTCTAGACAACCACAAG GAGGAATTGAGAAACATTTATTAAGATCTGCATTCGAAGGAACGAATCTCTTACCATCAAACATTTTATGGAGGCATAAAGAAGCATTTAGTGATGGTGTGACGTCGGTTAAAAAATGTCTCTTTCAAATCATAAATGATATCGTAAATGATCGAGTATCGAATGAAGATTTGGAAAAGGCTTATATGACATATCCTCATTGTACTTCAAAAACCAAGGAAGCATTTTATTATAG ATCCGTGTTCGAGAAGCATTACGGAGGACATGCAAAACGTTTTGTACCGTACTTTTGGATGCCGCGTTGGGTAAAAGGAGTCACTGATCCATCTGCAAGATTTATTGCTCATTATGCAGCagacaaaaagaaataa